A single window of Candidatus Dadabacteria bacterium DNA harbors:
- the tsaE gene encoding tRNA (adenosine(37)-N6)-threonylcarbamoyltransferase complex ATPase subunit type 1 TsaE, translated as MDPAFLLEVSKPEQTMLCGEIMGKLIPRGSVVGLTGDLGAGKTVFAKGLARGLGIEEEPNSPTFVIMNCYEGSVPLFHFDVYRLSGGAEFEDTGYEEFFYGDGVSVVEWADKVRDVLPGNAVIIDIQFPPRGDEESRTIKVAGKGKWLLSFRNTAEQALLASRK; from the coding sequence ATGGACCCCGCATTCCTACTAGAAGTAAGCAAACCCGAGCAGACTATGCTTTGCGGCGAGATAATGGGGAAACTCATACCCCGGGGCTCCGTAGTGGGACTCACGGGAGATCTCGGGGCGGGAAAAACGGTTTTTGCCAAGGGCCTTGCCCGCGGCCTGGGAATAGAGGAGGAACCCAACAGCCCCACATTCGTCATAATGAACTGCTACGAAGGCAGCGTGCCTCTTTTTCACTTCGATGTCTACAGACTGTCTGGCGGGGCGGAGTTCGAGGATACGGGCTATGAGGAATTTTTCTACGGAGACGGAGTTTCCGTCGTGGAATGGGCGGACAAGGTGCGGGATGTATTACCGGGAAACGCTGTTATAATTGATATCCAATTCCCGCCCCGAGGGGATGAGGAATCGAGAACAATAAAGGTTGCAGGTAAGGGAAAATGGCTCTTGTCGTTCAGAAATACGGCGGAACAAGCGTTGCTAGCATCGAGAAAATAA